The genomic DNA TTATTATAATTGCAAAATTACTCGGATAAATCGCAAACACAAGGCTTTCTGTAAAACCGACTTAATGGATTTTACTCAAAACCGCATCCCCGCCACAATCCCGTTCAGGTAGTCCTTTAACCCTTGGGGCTGTACGACTGCGATGTTTTGGTGCAGGCCCAAAATAAATCGCCCGATTCCTGTAAAATCACGGACTTCCACACCCAACCGAAACGCAAACGGCGGCGATGAGGTGCGTCCCGCAAAAGGACGGGCGGCGGGGTATTCTTCCATCAGGAGTTGATAGGCTGTAGAAGTAAGCTGCAACTCCACGAAGATCGGTTCTGGCCCGGTCCACCCGAAAATATCCACTTCGGGACCGGGAAGCTCGTTTTCCTGAAGTTCTGCCAACACCTCCAAATCTTCCATCCGGCTCACTTTGAAGGTCTTTACCTTTTGGCTTTCCGGTTCGTAGGCATTGAGGGTGGAGAAATCGTCGGTAAAACTCAGTGGCTCCACCAGTCGGTCGGTGGTAGTGTTTGAATTGGAAGAATGATAGCGCAATAGCCGCACCCGGCGTTTGTCTTTGATAGCGTCGTTGAGTTGCGAAACGATCCGGGCCCGGCGCAGGTCCAGCAGCTCCGACGCCAGAGGCACGAGTTCGGAGGTCAGGTAAATCTTACGCTCAATACTGGCGTAGAGCGGGCCGGACACCTTCAGTCCCGCCAGTAAAGGACGGAGTAAAGCCGTTTCTTCTACCGTAAAGTTTATTTTTGAACTTTCTCCTTCAAAAATCCAGTAGCGATTTTGCTCATCATTTTCCAGATGATAACCTATTTTTTCCAACAGTTTTAGGTACCGATACAGGGAGCGCGGTGAAGTATTGACGGCCCGGGCCAATTGCGGAACGGTTCGTTTACGGTCTTTAAGTAAACTGATCAGTCTCAATACGCGTTCAATCTTAGCCTGTTCAGGGCTTGAATCGTCATTTGTGAAAGAAGCCATATAAAAAGGATTGAGGTACTACGG from Runella rosea includes the following:
- a CDS encoding helix-turn-helix transcriptional regulator → MASFTNDDSSPEQAKIERVLRLISLLKDRKRTVPQLARAVNTSPRSLYRYLKLLEKIGYHLENDEQNRYWIFEGESSKINFTVEETALLRPLLAGLKVSGPLYASIERKIYLTSELVPLASELLDLRRARIVSQLNDAIKDKRRVRLLRYHSSNSNTTTDRLVEPLSFTDDFSTLNAYEPESQKVKTFKVSRMEDLEVLAELQENELPGPEVDIFGWTGPEPIFVELQLTSTAYQLLMEEYPAARPFAGRTSSPPFAFRLGVEVRDFTGIGRFILGLHQNIAVVQPQGLKDYLNGIVAGMRF